Proteins found in one Vallitalea guaymasensis genomic segment:
- a CDS encoding sigma-70 family RNA polymerase sigma factor codes for MLQRKNMDKNEGISKELLNIIDLEDKKEMNQKRRYYRHNISYEHLQEQHFYYNTKTYKTNDDIINSLLDFSETIENIDLYKALKKLKSCDIEIIKMRYVNQLSFKEIAEQLNMKEDTVGKRHRRALDKLRKDIFKTKNIK; via the coding sequence ATGCTACAAAGAAAGAACATGGACAAGAATGAAGGTATTTCTAAGGAACTATTAAACATTATCGACTTGGAGGACAAAAAAGAAATGAACCAGAAAAGAAGATATTACAGACATAATATATCTTATGAACATTTACAAGAACAACATTTTTACTATAATACAAAAACATACAAAACAAACGATGATATTATTAATTCATTATTAGATTTCTCAGAAACTATAGAAAACATTGATTTGTATAAGGCTCTAAAAAAATTAAAGTCTTGTGACATAGAAATTATCAAAATGAGATATGTGAATCAACTGAGTTTTAAAGAAATTGCAGAACAATTGAACATGAAAGAGGATACTGTTGGAAAAAGGCACAGAAGGGCATTAGATAAGCTCAGAAAAGATATTTTTAAAACTAAAAATATAAAATAA
- a CDS encoding HD-GYP domain-containing protein, whose product MNLINQHGKRVGILAFNLSKQLELPDKYWFLNYIAGRWHDFGKLAIPIYILNKPAKLNSVECEIMKKHPIYSYALVDMCGFGMYTKKAILYHHEDYCGSGYPFGLSKKDIPLPSRILRICDVYDALTEDRVYRPRFSCQSALSLMDKDCDNGKLDYHIYSVFKSMMISKPFNTVSQIYKAGSW is encoded by the coding sequence ATTAATCTTATTAATCAACATGGCAAAAGAGTAGGTATCTTAGCATTTAATTTATCAAAGCAACTAGAATTACCGGATAAATACTGGTTTTTAAATTATATTGCAGGTCGATGGCATGATTTTGGTAAGCTTGCAATACCCATATATATTCTAAACAAACCTGCTAAACTAAATAGTGTAGAGTGTGAAATAATGAAAAAACATCCAATATACTCTTATGCTTTAGTTGACATGTGTGGATTTGGAATGTATACAAAAAAAGCTATATTATATCATCACGAAGACTATTGCGGCTCAGGATATCCTTTTGGTCTATCGAAAAAAGATATACCCTTACCTTCTAGAATTCTTAGAATCTGTGACGTCTATGATGCATTAACAGAAGATAGGGTATATCGGCCTAGATTTAGCTGTCAGAGTGCTTTATCTTTGATGGATAAAGACTGTGATAATGGTAAGCTTGATTATCATATTTATTCAGTTTTTAAATCTATGATGATATCAAAACCATTTAATACAGTCAGCCAAATATACAAAGCAGGGAGTTGGTGA
- a CDS encoding SAF domain-containing protein: MRNWIKYLIVTIIVALLTNGGQLYFWNHYIDKMKTDYESEIQILSSTLEDIGKLKYVYSVRTETKPGKEINLEDLVKVKVPESIINGSYAQEPEDLLGKYYKVSISPGTLITDDLLMKEEMDDTIRETDLIADTWSVGLEIGDYIDYEITYPYGEKYIVLSHIRVEAINEKTIKTYLTSVQRHIYNGALVDYFLQKENGATVNLVKYVEPGVQKPSEVSYSVPDNILSVITEDPNVIEKINTNLNTQKRDIIEKGINLVSEFDSSNLSSGRSKIVNDINGAGKEYETILEKRLEEEKKEAERAAYEQKKNEEQQNTQDGQNSEKGMMK; encoded by the coding sequence ATGCGAAATTGGATTAAGTATCTCATAGTTACTATTATTGTAGCATTGTTAACAAATGGTGGACAGTTGTATTTTTGGAATCACTACATTGACAAAATGAAAACTGACTATGAGAGTGAAATACAAATTCTATCCTCTACCCTAGAAGACATAGGTAAACTTAAATATGTATACTCTGTTAGAACAGAGACGAAACCAGGGAAAGAAATCAACCTGGAGGATCTAGTAAAAGTTAAAGTACCAGAATCAATTATTAATGGCTCTTATGCCCAGGAACCAGAAGATTTATTAGGTAAATACTATAAGGTTAGTATATCACCTGGTACATTAATAACCGATGATTTATTAATGAAAGAAGAAATGGATGATACTATTAGAGAAACAGACCTTATAGCTGATACATGGTCAGTAGGCTTAGAAATAGGCGATTACATTGATTATGAAATCACTTATCCATATGGTGAAAAATATATAGTTCTATCTCATATTCGTGTAGAAGCCATTAACGAAAAAACAATTAAAACTTATTTGACTAGTGTCCAACGTCATATATATAATGGTGCATTAGTTGATTACTTCCTGCAAAAAGAGAATGGAGCTACGGTCAATCTAGTAAAATACGTAGAACCAGGAGTACAAAAGCCTTCTGAAGTATCATATTCAGTACCTGATAATATCCTTTCAGTAATAACTGAAGATCCTAACGTAATTGAGAAAATCAACACTAATCTTAATACCCAAAAACGTGATATCATCGAAAAAGGAATAAATCTAGTATCAGAATTTGATTCTTCAAATCTATCTAGTGGAAGAAGTAAAATTGTAAATGATATCAACGGAGCTGGAAAAGAATATGAAACAATTCTAGAAAAGCGACTAGAAGAAGAAAAAAAAGAAGCTGAAAGAGCTGCCTATGAACAGAAAAAAAATGAAGAGCAACAAAATACACAAGATGGACAAAACTCGGAGAAGGGGATGATGAAATAG
- a CDS encoding ATPase, T2SS/T4P/T4SS family — protein MTNLSLTLIVLFGGFIVLVIWYLKSKHEKHDIEHSDVMTFEKLVDTVKYTLADLIKEENYNGFSDEDFKSFYKRKARIQDAMNNCVYGIDSAKVIVQDLIRSVIMDELPTISDINGVFDFYSRTLETRIKFEVLMYFYKKKYGKEALAKLIDEYELDRERYIIESKTSPSYAITTEDIDMIYATKHFKLTYPVLVDLLTVLVYQKYKGFGIIDTLREMDINGFNCGTSGSILSNLNKDDTVLKAPRSVWLYFRGKYIHLRFMTFNTEQELRRVIQLICRYNNPGPLTEKRGYLVNTMYDKSRVLALRPPAAEFWAVFVRKFSLNDVSLRSLIEKPYVHNASIVVELLKYLMMGQVTCGVTGRQGSGKTTLMTALIEFIDPKYTIRVLEMAPEMYLRELYPERNILSVQETEFVSASELQDALKKSDAAVSIVGEVATDPIAARMIQMGQVASIFTIFSHHANRAPDLVRALRNSLVNAGGFTSMVTAEQQVIDIVRIDVHLNYTTDGKRYIERISEIVKLDEGVPYPNYKKQDPVHSMNAITKEYYTRITDRQTFTTRDILKYDLATDTYVALEWFTPELTHYIMNCIPKDKRISFSRFVQENWEV, from the coding sequence ATGACCAATCTATCCTTAACCCTGATTGTCTTATTCGGGGGTTTTATAGTATTAGTTATATGGTATCTTAAGAGTAAACATGAAAAACACGATATTGAGCATTCAGACGTAATGACTTTTGAAAAACTTGTTGACACCGTAAAATACACTTTAGCAGACCTTATAAAAGAAGAAAATTATAATGGCTTCAGTGATGAAGACTTTAAATCATTCTACAAAAGGAAAGCACGTATTCAAGATGCTATGAACAATTGTGTTTATGGTATAGATTCCGCTAAAGTTATTGTCCAAGATTTGATACGCTCCGTTATCATGGATGAATTACCTACTATCTCTGATATCAACGGTGTATTTGATTTTTATTCCAGAACACTAGAGACTAGAATAAAATTCGAGGTTCTAATGTACTTCTATAAAAAGAAATATGGAAAAGAAGCTTTAGCCAAACTTATTGATGAATACGAACTAGATAGAGAAAGATACATTATAGAAAGCAAGACCTCACCATCATATGCTATAACTACTGAAGATATAGATATGATATATGCAACAAAGCATTTTAAATTGACTTACCCTGTACTTGTTGATTTACTTACAGTACTAGTTTATCAAAAATACAAAGGTTTTGGTATCATTGATACATTACGTGAAATGGATATAAACGGTTTTAACTGTGGTACATCTGGTTCTATATTATCCAATCTAAACAAAGATGATACTGTCTTAAAAGCCCCAAGATCAGTTTGGTTATATTTTAGAGGTAAATACATTCATCTAAGATTTATGACTTTTAATACTGAGCAAGAACTAAGACGTGTTATACAGCTTATCTGTAGATACAATAATCCAGGACCTCTTACAGAAAAAAGAGGTTATCTGGTTAATACAATGTATGATAAATCTAGAGTACTTGCTTTACGACCACCAGCTGCCGAATTCTGGGCAGTTTTTGTTCGTAAATTTTCACTTAATGATGTATCTCTACGAAGTCTTATAGAGAAACCTTATGTACATAATGCTTCAATAGTGGTTGAATTACTAAAATATCTTATGATGGGACAAGTGACATGCGGAGTTACCGGACGTCAAGGTTCAGGTAAAACAACTCTAATGACTGCATTAATAGAATTCATTGACCCCAAATATACGATTCGTGTTCTAGAGATGGCTCCTGAGATGTATCTTCGTGAATTATATCCAGAAAGGAATATCCTATCGGTACAAGAAACTGAATTTGTTAGCGCTTCTGAACTTCAAGATGCATTAAAGAAATCAGACGCTGCCGTATCCATAGTTGGTGAGGTTGCAACAGACCCTATAGCTGCTCGTATGATTCAAATGGGACAAGTTGCTTCTATATTCACTATATTTTCCCACCATGCCAACAGAGCTCCTGACTTAGTTAGGGCTCTACGTAACTCCCTCGTTAATGCTGGTGGATTTACTTCTATGGTTACTGCTGAACAACAGGTCATAGACATTGTACGTATTGATGTTCACTTGAACTATACTACAGATGGTAAGCGTTATATTGAGCGTATTTCAGAAATCGTCAAATTGGATGAAGGTGTACCCTATCCTAATTATAAAAAACAGGACCCAGTACATTCAATGAATGCAATAACCAAAGAATATTACACAAGAATTACTGACAGACAGACTTTTACTACTAGAGATATTCTTAAATATGATTTGGCTACTGATACATATGTGGCTCTAGAATGGTTTACTCCGGAACTTACTCATTACATAATGAATTGTATACCAAAAGATAAACGCATTAGTTTTTCTAGATTTGTCCAGGAAAACTGGGAGGTGTAG
- a CDS encoding S-layer homology domain-containing protein, giving the protein MKKILSLLLTISMIFSTNIMIYGAEDEPSDWAKEDVMKTIDLGYIPEHLQNNYQQPITREEFAEIMVTAIFTARQDAIDSAHFDTKSGWDFQKLTPENFLSKVTTTEYFTDTDNPYIRVANILGIINGDGNHKFHPDELITREQAAVMFMNYFHSLDNGNRKNAVEELSDLDEASSWAREAVICAYGRCYIKGIKNPVFFDDSWEVMEKGYFDTKSNLSREQAITIILRISEKHILNDLLLRGYVRITMDDLMSGFEIDGNIVKMKKSGFDSKYTLGMKYLRSRGLENYINQYTSQELDVLSVLPLGTDSLHNIYTIEKMDRILSGKEVTYDYEIFTITYNKSGYLAVFEKNEHYGYWAGTGFSIHYYSNGKWHLLECKSIK; this is encoded by the coding sequence ATGAAGAAAATATTGTCGCTATTATTAACTATTAGTATGATTTTTAGTACTAATATAATGATATACGGAGCAGAAGATGAACCCTCGGATTGGGCAAAAGAAGATGTTATGAAAACAATAGATTTAGGATATATACCAGAACATCTACAGAATAATTATCAACAGCCTATTACTAGAGAAGAATTTGCCGAAATAATGGTTACTGCTATTTTTACAGCTAGACAAGATGCAATTGATAGTGCTCACTTTGATACTAAAAGCGGCTGGGATTTTCAGAAACTAACTCCTGAAAACTTTCTTTCCAAAGTAACTACAACTGAATATTTTACAGATACAGATAATCCTTATATAAGAGTTGCTAACATACTTGGTATAATTAACGGTGATGGTAACCATAAATTCCACCCTGATGAATTAATAACAAGAGAACAGGCTGCTGTTATGTTTATGAATTATTTTCACTCATTAGATAATGGAAATAGAAAGAATGCTGTCGAAGAATTGTCAGATTTAGATGAAGCCTCTAGCTGGGCTAGAGAAGCTGTAATATGTGCCTATGGTAGATGCTATATAAAGGGCATTAAAAATCCAGTATTCTTCGATGATTCATGGGAAGTTATGGAAAAGGGATACTTTGATACCAAAAGTAATCTAAGCAGAGAGCAAGCCATCACAATAATATTAAGAATTAGCGAAAAACATATATTGAACGATTTACTCCTGCGAGGTTATGTACGTATAACTATGGATGACCTTATGTCTGGTTTTGAAATTGATGGTAATATAGTAAAAATGAAAAAATCTGGCTTTGACTCCAAATATACATTGGGCATGAAATATTTAAGGAGTCGAGGTTTAGAAAACTATATTAATCAATATACCTCTCAAGAACTTGATGTACTAAGTGTACTTCCTTTGGGAACTGACTCTCTTCATAATATATATACTATTGAAAAAATGGATAGAATACTCTCTGGAAAAGAAGTTACTTATGATTATGAAATCTTTACTATTACATATAATAAATCGGGTTACCTGGCAGTATTTGAAAAAAACGAGCATTATGGATATTGGGCTGGAACGGGTTTTAGTATACATTATTATTCAAATGGTAAATGGCATTTATTAGAATGCAAATCAATCAAATAA
- a CDS encoding S-layer homology domain-containing protein, with protein sequence MKKILSLLLIISMIFSTNIMIYGAEDEPSDWAKEDVMDAINRGYVPEHLQNNYQQPITREEFAELFVTAIFTDRNESIDSCHFDTKSGWDFQKLTPENVLSKVTTTAYFTDTDNPYIRVANILGIINGDGNHKFHPDELITREQAAVMFLNYFIH encoded by the coding sequence ATGAAGAAAATATTGTCACTATTATTAATTATTAGTATGATTTTTAGTACTAATATAATGATATATGGAGCAGAAGATGAACCCTCGGATTGGGCAAAAGAAGATGTTATGGATGCTATCAATAGAGGGTATGTACCCGAACATCTACAAAATAATTATCAACAACCTATAACTAGAGAAGAATTTGCTGAGTTATTTGTTACTGCTATTTTTACTGATAGAAATGAATCAATTGATAGCTGTCACTTTGATACTAAAAGTGGCTGGGATTTTCAAAAGTTGACTCCTGAAAATGTTCTTTCCAAAGTAACAACTACTGCATACTTTACCGATACTGATAACCCATATATAAGAGTTGCTAATATACTTGGTATAATTAATGGTGATGGTAATCATAAATTCCACCCTGATGAACTTATAACTAGAGAACAGGCTGCTGTGATGTTCCTTAATTATTTCATTCATTAG
- a CDS encoding S-layer homology domain-containing protein, producing the protein MKKILSLLLTISMIFSTNIMIYGAEDEPSDWAKEDVMDAIKCNYVPIHLQSNYQRPITREEFAELFVTAIFTDKNISNSSCYFDTKSSWDFQKLTPETFLSKVTTTEYFTDTDNPYIKVANMLGIINGDGNHKFHPDELITREQAAVMFMNYLHTLGCGNRTDAIEQLSDLDEASSWAREAVICAYSRFYIKGTKKPVLTDSGEVINKGYFDTKGNLTREQAIIILYRIGKGSNRLDHLILRGYVNISMDNLMSGFEIDGNTVKMNRSGFNSKSTLTMKYLKNIHALKNYIYKYNSEELDVLSVLPLGTDSLRNIYTIEKIERVLSGKEVTYDYTTFNVTYNEASFLAIFRKNEGYGYWAGTGFSLYYYLNGKSFLIKCQSIK; encoded by the coding sequence ATGAAGAAAATATTGTCGCTATTATTAACTATTAGTATGATTTTTAGTACTAATATAATGATATATGGAGCAGAAGATGAACCCTCGGATTGGGCAAAAGAAGATGTTATGGATGCGATAAAGTGTAACTATGTACCTATACATTTACAAAGTAATTATCAAAGACCTATAACTAGAGAAGAATTTGCTGAGTTATTTGTTACTGCAATCTTTACTGATAAAAACATTTCAAATAGTAGCTGTTACTTTGATACTAAAAGTAGCTGGGATTTTCAGAAACTAACTCCAGAAACCTTTCTTTCCAAGGTTACTACAACTGAATACTTTACAGATACAGATAATCCTTATATTAAAGTTGCTAATATGCTTGGTATAATTAATGGTGATGGTAATCATAAATTTCATCCTGATGAACTAATAACAAGAGAACAGGCTGCTGTGATGTTTATGAATTATTTACACACTTTAGGTTGTGGAAATAGAACTGATGCAATTGAACAATTATCTGATTTAGATGAAGCTTCAAGTTGGGCAAGAGAAGCTGTAATTTGTGCATATAGTAGATTCTATATAAAAGGAACTAAAAAACCAGTTTTAACCGATTCAGGTGAAGTTATTAATAAAGGTTACTTTGATACAAAAGGTAATCTAACCAGAGAACAAGCTATTATTATACTTTATAGAATTGGTAAAGGTTCAAATAGATTAGACCATTTAATCTTAAGAGGTTATGTAAATATATCAATGGATAACCTAATGTCTGGCTTTGAAATTGATGGTAATACCGTTAAAATGAATAGATCTGGTTTTAACTCAAAATCTACATTAACAATGAAATATTTGAAAAATATACATGCTTTAAAAAACTATATTTATAAATATAATTCTGAAGAACTTGATGTCCTTAGCGTACTTCCTTTAGGAACTGATTCTCTTCGTAATATATATACTATTGAAAAAATAGAGAGAGTACTATCAGGTAAAGAAGTTACTTATGACTATACAACCTTTAATGTTACATATAATGAAGCAAGTTTTTTAGCTATATTTAGAAAAAACGAAGGTTATGGATATTGGGCTGGGACAGGTTTTAGTTTATACTATTATTTAAACGGTAAAAGTTTTTTAATTAAATGTCAATCTATTAAATAG